The stretch of DNA GACCGCCGAGCGCGGCATAGACGGCCTGGTGCTGCTTTACCCGGCTCATCCCGGCAAAGCTGGCAGCGGTGACCTTGGCCGCGTAATGATCGCCGTCACCCGCGAGATCGGTGATCTCGACCTGGGCATCGGGGATCGCGTCCTTGATCATCGTGGCGATATCGTCGGCAGCCATCGGCATATCAATGCGCCTCCAGCAATTGGCGACGGGCCTCGATCATCTGCTGCGCAAGCGCGCGACGAACGGTGGCCTCGTCATGATCGAGACCGGCGGCGGTCAGGTCGCCGACGAGCTTGCGCACGACATCGTCGTCGCCCCCACCTTCCATATCGGCGTGCACGAGCGCGGTGGCATAGGCGTCGGTCTCTTCGGGGGTGAGCTGCATCTCATGCGCCGCCCAGCCGCCGAGCAGGCGATTGCGACGCGCCGTAATCCGGAAGGCCATCTCTTCCTCGCGCGCGAAATGCGCCTCGCTGGCGCGTTCGCGGTCGTCGAAGTTGGTCATTGCGCGGGTCCCCGTTCAGCCGTGTCGTCGACCCCGAGATAGGTCGCACGAGCCCCCTGCGCAACAATCGACGGAAACGTGCAAAAACTGCTGGAACAATGCCGGGGTTGTAACGATATATAAGTCAGTCACGTGACACAGTGCACGGACAGGAGAGTGATATGTCGACCCTATCCCAGCTGCCTTCCGTTCCCCTGACCAGAGCGCGTGCCACGCCGCCGGTCGTGCACGGTCTCGCCTACGGGATTTTCGCGTCGATGGCGATGTGGGGCGCGATCGCCGCCATCGCGTACAACGTCTTTTGACCCTCTGGTAGAGGCGGCTGCGCTTAGCCGACCTCTACGACGAGCTTCCCGATAGCATTACGTGCCGCCATCTTCGCAATGGCCTTGCCGCCGTCCTCGAACGCGAATGTTTCGGTAACGCGCGGCGCGATCTTTCCTGCTTCCCACAGGTCGAACAGCGTCCCGATATGTGCCTGGTTCGCCTTCGGATCGCGAGCTGCGAACGCCCCCCAAAAGACCCCGCAGACGTCACAGCTTTTCAGCAACGTAAGGTTGAGCGGAAGTTTCGGGATACCGGCGGGGAAGCCTACCACGAGGTACTTGCCCTCCCAGGCAATCGAACGCAGAGCGGGCTCCGCATAGTCGCCGCCGACCGGATCGTAGATCACGTGAGCGCCATCGCGACCGACCGCTGCCTTGAACTGCTCGGCAAGCGCCTTCGACTGGTTCTTGTCGAACGGGGCACGCGCGTAGATCAACGTCTCGTCGGCCCCCGCGGACTTGGCAGCGGCCGCCTTCTCCTCGGACGAAACCGCGGCGACGACCTTTGCGCCGAACGCCTTGCCGAGCTCGATCGCCGCGAGCCCCACGCCGCCGGCTGCACCGAGAACGAGCAACGTCTGTCCCGCCTTGATGTGGCCGCGGTCGAGCAGTGCGTGGATCGTCGTGCCGTAGGTGAGGATCAGCGATGCTCCCTCGGCGAAGCTGCGGCCTTCGGGGAGGCGGTAGAGCTTGGCGGGGTCGGCGATGACCTGCTCGCACAGGCCGCCATGGCCGAGCATCGCGATGACGCGGTCGCCAACCGCCCAGCCGGCAACGCCTTCGCCGATCGACGCGATCGTGCCGGCGATCTCGCCGCCCGGCGCGAACGGGCGCTCGGGCTTGAACTGGTATTTGTCCTCGATGATAAGGACGTCGGGGAAGTTGATCGCGCAGGCTTTGACCGCGACGACGACCTGTCCTGGGCCGGCCACCAAATCGGGCAGCTCGACCATTTCCAGAGTTTCAGGTCCGCCGACTGCCTTCGACACCAATGCTCGCATACCCGCTCTCCACCGTCGTCCAGGGGCGATTCGATGCGACCGCCTCCTCGAATTTCGAAATCTGGGTATCCCTTGCCAGCGTCAGGCCGACCTCGTCCAGCCCTTCCATGAGGCATTGACGACGGAATGCGTCGAGTTCGAAGGTGAAGCGATCCTGGAACGGCGTGGTGACGGTCATCGTCTCGAGATCGACCGTGACAATCTGGTCCTGCGCGACCTCAATCAGGCGGTCGATCGCCTCCTGGGGCAGCACGACGGGGACGATGCCGTTCTTGAACGCGTTGCCCGAGAAGATGTCCGAGAAGCTCGGCGCGATCACCGCGGTGATACCCATGTCGGCGAGCGCCCAAGCGGCGTGCTCGCGGCTCGACCCGCAGCCGAAATTATCGCCCGCGATCAGGATCGGCGACCCGGCATAGCGCGGGTCGTCGAAGATATTGCCGGGTTGCGCCCGAACCGTCTCGAACGCGCCGCGGCCGAGGCCGGTGCGCGTGATCGTCTTCAGCCAATGCGCGGGAATGATGACATCGGTGTCGATGTTCTTCGCGCCCCACGGATAGGCGCGGCCCGAGACGGTGGTGACGGGAGTCATCGCTGTTCCGTGCGCTCCGGCCCCGTATGATCCGGAGTCGTGCGTGCCGATGCGACATAGGCCGCGACGCCGCTGAGCATTGCGCCCGCCGCCAGCAATACGAAAACCTTCTTCACGCTATTTCCCCCATCAACTCTCTGACGTCGCTCAGCTTGCCGGTCACTGCCGCCGCTGCCGCCATCGCGGGTGATACCAGATGCGTGCGCGCTCCGGGACCCTGTCTGCCAACGAAATTACGGTTCGACGTGGAAGCGCAACGCTCCCCCGCAGGGACTTTGTCCGGGTTCATGGCCAGACACATCGAACAGCCCGGCTCGCGCCATTCGAACCCTGCCGTGATGAAGATCCGATCGAGCCCCTCGGCTTCCGCCTGCCGCTTGACCAGCCCCGATCCGGGGACGACGAGTGCGCGCACCCCGTCGGCGACATGGCGCCCGTCGGCGATCGCCGCGGCGGCGCGCAGGTCCTCGATCCGGCTGTTGGTGCAGCTGCCGATGAAGACGTGCTGGATCGTAACGTCGCGCATCGCGGTGCCCGCGGTCAGCCCCATGTAATCGAGCGACTTCTGCGCCGCCGCCTGCTTGGCGGGGTCGGCGAAGCTCGACGGTTCGGGAACGACACCAGTGATCGGGACGACGTCCTCGGGGCTGGTGCCCCATGTCAGGCCGGGCGCGATGTCGGCGGCGTCGAGCACGACGGACTTGTCGTAGCGCGCGCCGGGATCGGTCGCGAGGCTGCGCCACCAAGCGACGGCCTTGTCCCAGTTCTCGCCGGTCGGCGCCATCGGGCGGCCTTTGAGATAGGCGAACGTCGTATCGTCGGGCGCGATCAGGCCCGCGCGCGCGCCCGCCTCGATCGACATGTTGGCGATCGTCAGGCGGCCCTCGATCGACATCGCGCGAATGACGCTGCCGGTGAATTCGATGACGTGGCCGGTGCCGCCCGCTGCGCCGATCTTGCCGATGATCGCGAGGATGACATCCTTCGGGCTGACCCCGAAGCCGAGTTCGCCATCGACGCGGACTTCCATCGTCTTGGCCTGCGACAGCAGCAGCGTCTGCGTGGCGAGGACGTGCTCGACCTCGCTGGTGCCGATCCCGAACGCAAGCGCGCCGAGCGCACCATGCGCGGAGGTATGGCTGTCGCCGCAGACCAACGTCGCGCCGGGAAGCGTAAAGCCTTGCTCGGGGCCGACAACGTGGACAATGCCCTGCTCGGCGGCGGTCGCATCAATATAGTCGATGCCGAACTCGGTCGTATTGCGGCGCAGCGCGTCGAGCTGTTGCGCGCTTTCGGGATCGGCGATCGGCAGGACACGCCCGGCGGCGTCCTTGCGCGGCGTCGTCGGCAGGTTGTGATCGGGGACGGCAAGCGTCAGGTCGGGACGGCGGACTGTCCGCCCAGCGACGCGGAGGCCTTCGAACGCCTGCGGACTGGTGACTTCGTGGACGAGGTGACGGTCGATATAGATCAGGCAGGTGCCATCGTCGCGGCGTTCGACGACGTGCGCGGCCCAGATCTTTTCGTACAGGGTTTGTGGAGTTGCCATGATGGGGGCGCGGTAACCGAAAAGGGGTGCAAGGCCAAGGTTCGATGTAATTTTCGGTCGTAAGAATGCGGCGGTAGGGCGTATGTCGGCCTTGATCCGTCATCCTGGCGAAAGTCAGAATCCAGTGTTACAGGCGCCGTCTTTCGCGGCTCTGGTTCCTGACTTTCGTCAGGATGACGGAGGGGGCGCGACTAGCGGGCAGGCATCGCCGCGTTCAGGAACGCCACGCTGTCCGCCAGCACTGGCGCCTTCCCGCGAAACGGCTTCGACAGCGCCATCGCGACGTTCTCGTGGCTCAAACCCGGGTAGTCGATGTGCGTAACCGGCGCCCCAAGCGCCTTCAGCCGCGCGGTGAGGTTGATCGCGTTGTGCGGCTTGACTTGCGTGTCATTACCGGCGGTGATCAACAGCATCGGCGGGGCGTCGGCGCGCGCAAAGTGGATCGGCTGAGTCATCACCGGGTCGGCCGCGCCCTGCATCGCGTCGATCGCGCGTTTGGCGGTGAAGGGGTAGAAGTCGTACGGGCCGCACAAACCGACCGCGGCCTTAATGATATGCGGGTCGACGCCCTCCGCCTTCAGCCAGCGCTCGTCGAGCGTCAGCATGGCGACGGTATACGCGCCTGCGGAGTGGCCGGCGACGGCGATGCGAGTGGGGTCGCCGCCCGACTGCGCGATGTGGTCGCGCGTCCACTTCACCGCTTCGGCGCCGTCCTGGAGGAAGGCGGGGAAGCGCACGTCGGGGACCTTGCGGTAATCGGGCATGACGACGACGTAGCCCGCCTTCGCATAAGCGCGCGCCGCGAACGCATAGGCGCCACGCGAGCCGTGGACCCAGCCGCCGCCATACCAGAAGATCAGCACGGGCAGGCCGGTCTTCGTACCACCAGACGGCCGCCAGACATCGAGCGTCTGGCCATGCGTGCCGAAGGGA from Sphingomonas sp. HMP9 encodes:
- a CDS encoding BolA/IbaG family iron-sulfur metabolism protein, with product MPMAADDIATMIKDAIPDAQVEITDLAGDGDHYAAKVTAASFAGMSRVKQHQAVYAALGGRMGGVLHALQLTTAIS
- a CDS encoding DUF1476 domain-containing protein; the encoded protein is MTNFDDRERASEAHFAREEEMAFRITARRNRLLGGWAAHEMQLTPEETDAYATALVHADMEGGGDDDVVRKLVGDLTAAGLDHDEATVRRALAQQMIEARRQLLEAH
- a CDS encoding NADPH:quinone oxidoreductase family protein, producing MRALVSKAVGGPETLEMVELPDLVAGPGQVVVAVKACAINFPDVLIIEDKYQFKPERPFAPGGEIAGTIASIGEGVAGWAVGDRVIAMLGHGGLCEQVIADPAKLYRLPEGRSFAEGASLILTYGTTIHALLDRGHIKAGQTLLVLGAAGGVGLAAIELGKAFGAKVVAAVSSEEKAAAAKSAGADETLIYARAPFDKNQSKALAEQFKAAVGRDGAHVIYDPVGGDYAEPALRSIAWEGKYLVVGFPAGIPKLPLNLTLLKSCDVCGVFWGAFAARDPKANQAHIGTLFDLWEAGKIAPRVTETFAFEDGGKAIAKMAARNAIGKLVVEVG
- the leuD gene encoding 3-isopropylmalate dehydratase small subunit, with amino-acid sequence MTPVTTVSGRAYPWGAKNIDTDVIIPAHWLKTITRTGLGRGAFETVRAQPGNIFDDPRYAGSPILIAGDNFGCGSSREHAAWALADMGITAVIAPSFSDIFSGNAFKNGIVPVVLPQEAIDRLIEVAQDQIVTVDLETMTVTTPFQDRFTFELDAFRRQCLMEGLDEVGLTLARDTQISKFEEAVASNRPWTTVESGYASIGVEGSRRT
- the leuC gene encoding 3-isopropylmalate dehydratase large subunit yields the protein MATPQTLYEKIWAAHVVERRDDGTCLIYIDRHLVHEVTSPQAFEGLRVAGRTVRRPDLTLAVPDHNLPTTPRKDAAGRVLPIADPESAQQLDALRRNTTEFGIDYIDATAAEQGIVHVVGPEQGFTLPGATLVCGDSHTSAHGALGALAFGIGTSEVEHVLATQTLLLSQAKTMEVRVDGELGFGVSPKDVILAIIGKIGAAGGTGHVIEFTGSVIRAMSIEGRLTIANMSIEAGARAGLIAPDDTTFAYLKGRPMAPTGENWDKAVAWWRSLATDPGARYDKSVVLDAADIAPGLTWGTSPEDVVPITGVVPEPSSFADPAKQAAAQKSLDYMGLTAGTAMRDVTIQHVFIGSCTNSRIEDLRAAAAIADGRHVADGVRALVVPGSGLVKRQAEAEGLDRIFITAGFEWREPGCSMCLAMNPDKVPAGERCASTSNRNFVGRQGPGARTHLVSPAMAAAAAVTGKLSDVRELMGEIA
- a CDS encoding alpha/beta hydrolase — protein: MKRAAIVLVLIVILIAGTAFTAGPGTLSVLDGVMGGGRGTARVREGVPFGTHGQTLDVWRPSGGTKTGLPVLIFWYGGGWVHGSRGAYAFAARAYAKAGYVVVMPDYRKVPDVRFPAFLQDGAEAVKWTRDHIAQSGGDPTRIAVAGHSAGAYTVAMLTLDERWLKAEGVDPHIIKAAVGLCGPYDFYPFTAKRAIDAMQGAADPVMTQPIHFARADAPPMLLITAGNDTQVKPHNAINLTARLKALGAPVTHIDYPGLSHENVAMALSKPFRGKAPVLADSVAFLNAAMPAR